In a single window of the Cydia amplana chromosome 4, ilCydAmpl1.1, whole genome shotgun sequence genome:
- the LOC134663073 gene encoding small ribosomal subunit protein mS31 has protein sequence MLTRIRFKRDFRVIVRCLSDKPSDGDGKKPEQQPSPAAKKEKQSDSSTDKIQALLKSMMAEPLSKEAEYRANFASAPDVRRQRKNDEIEVKVEKIEESITKAAGDVAQAIGGDVKQTEAELLSKVLGKINQTSTSLSDLLIGMKVDHSKGGDDRASVPRETRGEQVKRLVRANEGQRQSTQQSRPKQDVKTVRPPTRERLSLPQPTTINIFSGEPLNIFKAKEDNYGTKLQVWEDLKQREVSLATSQQPANYFQKMALWTEQGKVWKFPINNEQGLEKEADVHFSEHIFLDAHLEGWCPPKGPIRHFMELVCVGLSKNPFYTAQEKKDHIMWYKEYFESKKDVLVDVGAWNVGKSKEVSA, from the exons ATGTTAACAAG AATTCGATTCAAACGGGATTTTAGAGTTATTGTGCGATGTTTGTCCGACAAACCTTCCGACGGCGATGGAAAAAAACCTGAGCAACAACCAAGTCCTGCAGCAAAAAAAGAGAAACAATCCGATTCCAGCACAGACAAAATCCAAGCTCTGTTGAAAAGTATGATGGCTGAGCCCTTATCCAAGGAAGCAGAGTACAGAGCTAACTTTGCTTCGGCCCCAGACGTGAGGCGACAGCGGAAAAATGATGAAATTGAGGTTAAAGTAGAGAAAATAG AGGAGAGCATTACTAAGGCAGCGGGCGATGTTGCACAAGCCATTGGTGGAGACGTGAAGCAAACTGAAGCAGAATTACTGTCAAAAGTTTTGGGAAAAATTAATCAAACATCTACCAGTCTTAG TGACTTATTGATTGGCATGAAGGTAGACCACTCTAAAGGCGGAGATGACAGAGCCTCCGTCCCGAGAGAGACCCGAGGAGAGCAAGTGAAGCGGCTTGTCAGGGCTAACGAAGGCCAAAGGCAGAGCACACAACAAAGCAGACCCAAGCAGGATGTGAAAACTGTTAGGCCACCAACTAGGGAAAGGCTGAG CTTACCCCAGCCAACCACCATCAACATATTCAGTGGCGAGCCCCTAAACATCTTCAAAGCTAAAGAAGACAACTACGGCACCAAACTGCAAGTGTGGGAGGACCTTAAACAGCGCGAGGTCTCGTTGGCCACGTCGCAGCAACCGGCCAATTACTTCCAGAAGATGGCGTTGTGGACGGAACAGGGGAAAGTTTGGAAGTTCCCTATCAATAATGAACAAG GATTAGAAAAAGAAGCAGACGTGCACTTCTCCGAGCACATATTCCTCGACGCGCACCTCGAAGGCTGGTGTCCCCCCAAGGGGCCCATTAGACACTTCATGGAACTCGTCTGTGTCGGCCTTTCGAAAAACCCCTTCTACACGGCCCAAGAAAAGAAGGACCATATCATGTGGTATAAGGAGTATTTTGAGTCGAAGAAGGATGTGCTTGTTGATGTCGGGGCGTGGAATGTTGGGAAGTCGAAGGAGGTTTCAGCGTAG